A single genomic interval of Cervus elaphus chromosome 19, mCerEla1.1, whole genome shotgun sequence harbors:
- the RTP1 gene encoding receptor-transporting protein 1 produces the protein MRIFRPWRLRCPALHLPSLPVFSFKWSLPSLAPDETMCKSVTTGEWKKIFYEKMEEAKPADSWDLIIDPNLKHNVLAPGWKQYLELHASGRFHCSWCWHTWQSPHVVILFHMYLDRAQRAGSVRMRVFKQLCYECGTARLDESSMLEENIESLVDNLITSLREQCYGERGGQYRIHVASRQDTRRHRGEFCEACQEGIVHWKPSEKLLEEEATTYTFSRAPSPTKPPAEEGSGCNFFSIPWCLFWATVLLLIIYLQFSFRSSV, from the exons ATGAGGATTTTTAGACCGTGGAGACTGCGCTGCCCTGCCCTGCACCTGCCCTCACTCCCCGTGTTCTCATTCAAGTGGAGCTTGCCCTCCCTCGCCCCTGACGAGACCATGTGTAAAAGTGTGACCACAGGTGAATGGAAGAAAATCTTCTACGAGAAGATGGAGGAGGCAAAGCCAGCGGACAGCTGGGACCTCATCATCGATCCCAACCTCAAGCACAACGTGCTGGCTCCAGGCTGGAAGCAATACCTGGAGTTGCATGCTTCGGGCAG GTTCCACTGCTCCTGGTGCTGGCACACCTGGCAGTCGCCCCACGTGGTCATCCTCTTCCACATGTACCTGGACCGCGCCCAGCGGGCGGGCTCGGTGCGCATGCGCGTCTTCAAGCAGCTGTGCTACGAGTGTGGCACGGCGCGGCTGGACGAGTCGAGCATGCTGGAGGAGAACATCGAGAGCCTGGTGGACAACCTCATCACCAGCCTGCGCGAGCAGTGCTACGGCGAGCGCGGCGGCCAGTACCGCATCCACGTGGCCAGCCGCCAAGACACCCGGCGGCACCGCGGCGAGTTCTGCGAGGCCTGCCAGGAGGGCATCGTGCACTGGAAGCCCAGCGAGAAGCTGCTGGAGGAGGAGGCGACCACCTACACCTTCTCTCGGGCGCCCAGCCCCACCAAGCCACCGGCCGAGGAGGGTTCTGGCTGCAATTTCTTTTCCATCCCCTGGTGCTTGTTTTGGGCCACGGTCCTCCTCCTGATCATCTACCTGCAGTTCTCCTTCCGCAGCTCCGTCTAA